Proteins found in one Mustela lutreola isolate mMusLut2 chromosome 10, mMusLut2.pri, whole genome shotgun sequence genomic segment:
- the LOC131809945 gene encoding hsc70-interacting protein-like — protein MDPRKVSELRAFVKMCKQDPSVLHIEEMRFLREWVESMGGKIPPATHKTKSEDSIKEEKPDSKKAEENIKTDEPSSEESDLEIDNEGVIEPDTDAPQEMGDENAEITEEMMDQANDKKVAAIDALNDGELQKAIDLFTDAIKLNPRLAILYAKRASVFIKLQKPNAAIRDCDRAIEINPDSAQPYKWRGKAHRLLGHWEEAAHDLALACKLDYDEDASAMLKEVQPRAQKIAEHRRKYERKREEREIKERIERVKKAREEHERAQREEEARRQSGAQYGSFPGGFPGGMPGNFPGGMPGMAGGMPGMAGMPGLNEILSDPEVLAAMQDPEVMVAFQDVAQNPANMSKYQSNPKVMNLISKLSAKFGGQA, from the coding sequence ATGGACCCCCGCAAAGTGAGCGAGCTTCGGGCTTTCGTGAAAATGTGTAAGCAGGATCCGAGCGTTCTGCACATCGAGGAAATGCGTTTCCTgcgggagtgggtggagagcatGGGGGGTAAAATACCACCTGCCACTCATAAAACTAAATCAGAAGACagtatcaaggaagaaaaaccagataGTAAGAAGGCGGAGGAAAACATAAAGACAGATGAACCATCAAGTGAGGAGAGTGATCTAGAAATTGACAATGAAGGTGTGATTGAACCAGATACCGATGCCCCTCAAGAAATGGGAGATGAAAATGCAGAGATAACCGAGGAAATGATGGATCAGGCAAATGATAAAAAAGTGGCTGCCATTGATGCCCTAAATGATGGTGAACTACAGAAAGCCATTGACTTGTTCACAGATGCCATCAAACTAAATCCTCGCTTGGCCATTCTGTATGCCAAGAGAGCCAGTGTCTTCATCAAATTACAGAAGCCAAATGCTGCCATTCGAGACTGTGACAGAGCTATTGAAATAAATCCTGATTCAGCTCAGCCTTATAAGTGGCGCGGGAAAGCACATAGACTTCTGGGCCATTGGGAAGAAGCAGCACATGATCTTGCCCTTGCTTGCAAACTGGATTATGATGAAGATGCTAGTGCGATGCTGAAAGAAGTTCAACCGAGGGCCCAGAAAATTGCTGAACATCGGAGAAAATACGAGCGAAAACGTGAAGAGCGagagatcaaagaaagaatagaaagggtTAAGAAGGCTCGGGAAGAACACgagagagcccagagggaggaagaagccagacGACAATCAGGAGCTCAGTATGGCTCTTTCCCAGGTGGCTTTCCTGGGGGAATGCCGGGTAATTTTCCTGGAGGAATGCCTGGAATGGCAGGGGGGATGCCTGGAATGGCAGGAATGCCTGGGCTCAATGAAATTCTTAGTGATCCGGAAGTTCTTGCAGCCATGCAGGATCCAGAAGTTATGGTGGCCTTCCAGGATGTGGCCCAGAACCCAGCGAATATGTCAAAATATCAGAGCAACCCAAAGGTTATGAATCTCATCAGTAAATTGTCAGCCAAATTTGGAGGTCAAGCATAA